A genomic window from Vanessa cardui chromosome Z, ilVanCard2.1, whole genome shotgun sequence includes:
- the LOC124542945 gene encoding prostatic acid phosphatase-like has protein sequence MFVLAILIISLTVTFGEKTVKYAAVVYRHGERTPVNLYPTDPWRNESLWPVKFGQLTNVGKRQHYALGKWLRKRYSHLISEKFDSSEIYIRSTDVDRTLISAQANLAGMYPPSGTSIWDSDLIWQPIPVHTIPEEDDEVLAMKKMCLQYIKEKNDYINSAPYKERLNKYQGLMDYLTAYTGKKINDYLDINYVYNVLFIESLYNFTLPNWTQSVYPNKLREPACYSFATATATPLMARLLVGPLLKEIMTKANTVVLNQKSDPLKLSIYSAHDFQIGNVLSAMGVFDGNCPVYTSTIFFELLQDKSTKEYFIQMLYRNSTEIVEPYVLNIPNCGKICSFDRFLKVYDNLISVDWDYECKAQVTLKFLIYHTLFIINISLILYRYFKIVVFNC, from the exons atgtttgtactagcgattttaattatttccctTACTGTAACGTTTGGTGAAAAAACGGTGAAGTATGCAGCCGTTGTTTATCGCCATGGTGAAAGAACTCCGGTCAATCTTTATCCAACTGACCCCTGGCGAAATGAATCTCTCTGGCCTGTTAAATTTGGGCAACTTACTAATGTAGGCAAAAGACAACATTATGCTCTTGGAAAATGGTTAAGAAAACGATACTCG CATTTAATCTCTGAAAAATTTGATTCCTccgaaatatatataagatcTACAGATGTTGATCGCACTCTCATATCAGCTCAGGCCAATTTAGCGG gaATGTACCCTCCATCTGGTACTTCTATATGGGATTCAGATTTAATTTGGCAGCCTATACCTGTACACACAATACCGGAAGAAGATGATGAAGTATTGGCAATGAAAAAGATGTGTCTGCAATATATTAAAGAGAAAAATGATTACATTAATTCAGCACCCTATAAAGAAAGACTTAATAAATATCAAGGACTAATGGA TTATTTGACAGCCTATACTGGCAAGAAAATTAATGACTACTtagatattaattatgtttataatgtacTATTTATTGAAAGTTTATACAACTTTACTCTTCCAAATTGGACTCAATCTGTGTATCCAAACAAATTACGAGAACCAGCATGTTAcag TTTTGCAACAGCCACAGCCACTCCACTAATGGCACGTTTATTGGTTGGACCGTTGCTGAAGGAGATAATGACAAAAGCAAATACAGTGGTATTAAACCAGAAATCGGATCCGCTGAAGCTGTCTATATACAGTGCACATGACTTTCAGATTGGAAATGTACTATCTGCTATGGGAGTGTTTGATGGCAACTGCCCTGTCTATACTTCCACTATATTTTTTGAGCTCCTGCAAG ataaatcaactaaggaatattttatacaaatgttgTATAGAAATTCAACTGAAATTGTCGAACCATATGTCCTGAACATACCAAACTGTGGCAAAATTTGCTCTTTCGACAGATTTCTTAAGGtgtatgataatttaataagtgtCGATTGGGATTATGAATGTAAAGCACAGGTAACTTTAAAGTTCCTTATATatcatactttatttataatcaacatCTCTTTAATTTTGTATCGTTATTTCAAGATTGTTGtctttaattgttaa
- the LOC124542944 gene encoding prostatic acid phosphatase-like: MLVLAFLMFSLTVTFGEKTVKYAAVIYRHGDRTPVNLYPTDPWRNESLWPVKFGQLTNTGKRQHYALGKWLRKRYSHLISEKFDPSEIYIKSTDVDRTLMSAQANLAGMYPPTGSSVWDKDLMWQPIPVHTRPEKDDEVLTMKKKCIRYTKEKEKYIHSTPYKERLSKYQGLMDYLTAYTGKKIKDYLDINDVYNVLYIESLYNFTLPNWTQSVYPNKLREPACYSFATATATPLMARLMVGPLLKEIMTKANTVVLKKKPDPLKLSIYSAHDFQIGNILSAMGVFDGNCPVYTSTIFFELLQDNSTMEYFIQMLYRNSTEIVEPYVLNIPHCGEICSFDRFLKLYDNLISVDWNYECTKQISPLIGACFFLGLFAFIYVVHKIHFSTITTKRRVQFAYTSVYNPTAPVPEKNNEM, from the exons ATGCTTGTGTTAgcgtttttaatgttttctcTTACTGTAACATTTGGTGAAAAAACGGTGAAGTATGCAGCTGTTATTTATCGACATGGTGATAGAACTCCTGTTAATCTTTATCCAACCGACCCCTGGCGCAATGAATCCCTCTGGCCTGTTAAATTTGGGCAACTTACGAATACAGGCAAAAGACAACATTATGCTCTTGGAAAATGGCTAAGAAAACGATACTCG CACTTAATTTCTGAAAAATTTGATCCTtccgaaatatatattaaatcaacaGATGTTGATCGCACACTTATGTCAGCTCAGGCCAATTTAGCAG gAATGTACCCTCCAACAGGTTCTTCTGTATGGGATAAGGATTTAATGTGGCAACCTATACCAGTTCACACAAGGCCAGAAAAAGATGATGAAGTGTTgaccatgaaaaaaaaatgtatacgttATACAAAAGAGAAAGAAAAGTATATTCATTCAACACCCTATAAAGAAAGACTTAGTAAATATCAAGGATTAATGGA ttatTTGACAGCCTATACTGGCAAGAAAATTAAGGACTACTTAGATATTAATGATGTTTATAATGTACTATATATTGAAAGTTTATATAACTTTACCCTTCCAAATTGGACTCAATCTGTGTATCCAAACAAATTACGAGAACCAGCATGTTAcag TTTTGCAACAGCCACAGCCACTCCACTGATGGCACGTTTAATGGTTGGACCGTTGCTGAAGGAGATAATGACAAAAGCAAATACAGTggtattaaaaaagaaacctgATCCACTGAAGCTGTCTATATACAGTGCACATGACTTTCAGATTGGAAATATACTATCTGCTATGGGAGTGTTTGATGGCAACTGCCCTGTCTATACTTCCACTATATTTTTTGAGCTCTTGCAAG ataacTCTACGatggaatattttatacaaatgttgTATAGGAATTCAACTGAAATTGTCGAACCATATGTCCTGAACATACCACATTGTGGTGAAATTTGCTCATTTGACAGATTTCTTAAGTtgtatgataatttaataagtgtTGATTGGAATTATGAATGTACAAAACAG ATATCACCCTTGATAGGAGCGTGTTTTTTTTTGGgattatttgcttttatatatgtagttcacaaaatacatttttctacAATAACTACAAAAcgaag AGTTCAATTTGCATACACAAGTGTATACAACCCTACAGCACCCGTACCcgagaaaaataatgaaatgtaa